The proteins below come from a single Thermotoga sp. KOL6 genomic window:
- a CDS encoding radical SAM protein, with product MKILLVNPYSGGYYYRLGAVYPPLGLMYISSSLKQKGHKVELIDMNVEKLLWKTFNFREYDVIGISTDTVRFPIAKEIAKRAKSQGVTVIIGGPHATAFHKEILREEICDYVILGEGEKTLPSLLEVLKARERNIFLPGVAYLKDGEVIAHSPSFIENLDEISFPDRSKVNLYRTKFAGRKATSLITSRGCPFNCEFCSASQFMGRKIRWRSIENVIEELELLKRMGYGSVIFFDDNFTINPKRVMRLCETMIERNLGFKWWAFSRADELLEKEDMVEAMAKAGCKMLFIGFESASNEVLEEYGKDMKSEIAFEVVKILKKYKIDIFASFVIGALRETKETIEKTIKFAKKLKASIVQFSILTPYPGTALFEKLKRKILEKDWRRYDGTHLVFKHPSFSQKELRKLFIKAYYSVYTSPRLIFRRGIPFLFRLIFHKEAYSL from the coding sequence ATGAAGATCCTTCTTGTCAATCCCTATAGTGGCGGTTACTACTATAGGCTCGGGGCGGTTTATCCTCCTCTTGGTCTCATGTACATAAGCTCCTCATTGAAACAAAAAGGACACAAAGTAGAACTGATTGACATGAACGTCGAAAAATTACTGTGGAAAACTTTTAACTTCAGAGAATACGACGTGATAGGAATTTCCACTGATACCGTTCGTTTCCCGATTGCGAAGGAAATAGCAAAGAGAGCAAAATCTCAAGGTGTAACGGTGATAATAGGAGGACCTCATGCTACAGCTTTCCATAAGGAAATCTTGCGAGAAGAAATATGCGATTACGTCATACTGGGAGAAGGAGAAAAGACTCTCCCATCGCTTTTGGAGGTTTTGAAAGCAAGAGAAAGAAACATTTTTTTACCTGGCGTTGCTTATCTAAAGGATGGTGAAGTCATAGCCCACTCACCTTCCTTTATAGAGAATTTAGATGAGATCTCCTTTCCCGATAGAAGCAAAGTGAACCTTTACAGAACGAAATTCGCTGGCAGAAAAGCTACAAGTCTCATAACATCGAGGGGATGCCCTTTCAATTGTGAATTCTGTAGTGCATCTCAATTCATGGGAAGAAAGATCAGGTGGAGGAGTATTGAAAACGTTATAGAAGAACTTGAACTGCTGAAAAGAATGGGGTACGGTTCTGTTATCTTCTTTGATGACAACTTCACGATAAATCCAAAAAGAGTAATGAGGCTCTGCGAAACGATGATCGAGAGGAATCTCGGATTCAAATGGTGGGCTTTTTCGAGAGCGGATGAACTTTTAGAGAAAGAAGATATGGTTGAGGCGATGGCGAAGGCAGGTTGCAAGATGCTCTTCATAGGTTTCGAAAGTGCTAGTAATGAAGTGCTTGAAGAATACGGAAAAGATATGAAATCCGAGATCGCTTTCGAAGTCGTAAAGATTTTGAAGAAGTACAAAATAGACATTTTCGCAAGTTTCGTGATAGGTGCGTTGAGAGAGACAAAAGAAACGATAGAAAAGACTATAAAATTTGCCAAAAAATTGAAGGCCTCTATCGTTCAATTCTCCATTCTCACACCTTATCCTGGAACGGCTTTGTTCGAAAAGTTGAAACGCAAGATTCTGGAAAAAGACTGGAGGAGATACGACGGAACACACTTGGTATTCAAACATCCGAGCTTCTCACAAAAAGAACTTCGAAAACTTTTTATCAAAGCGTATTACTCTGTGTACACCTCTCCAAGGTTGATTTTCAGAAGGGGAATTCCATTCTTGTTCCGTTTGATTTTCCATAAAGAAGCTTACTCCCTTTGA
- the pelG gene encoding exopolysaccharide Pel transporter PelG, whose amino-acid sequence MAGKTFDLPFYRNTFFGNVVALVYSTFIYSSPWLFPFIFVLWSYRKISIPPSALGVLTYSFIFSAILSGSVLYAILRTLSDFVYSRKVEEIYKNYSGSFLLAFVVSLMIGLILFRGYPYRNVAVYLFVILTLMQLSLQFAGIIERNFFIILSFILGFLPAVIFVETHQGKLNEGEFLIIFSLAISLVVFLINLIISVYFRTTNRMSFDFMKLIKRYPMLFFMGFFYYLSYWTDNMVAWWAMGEEVTPHVVIYPEYDFPFFSALLFFVLPMVLLSVSVETRFLRNYLAFLSAIKNNKPLEYVKIKLKDTQRAMEGVFTRLLTMNALILIVGLLSSDFIGKWLKFSERSVNIFRMALFGGFFNSLFMFFLIMCLHFEEYMLVFEASVVVFVSNLLLSIFTIREVPGLSFFLSFLFGVVFFVLRFNTKNVIFKIYTKQSWKLEKVEKLHWKPRR is encoded by the coding sequence ATGGCAGGTAAGACTTTTGACCTTCCTTTCTATCGAAACACATTTTTCGGTAACGTAGTGGCGTTAGTGTACTCCACTTTTATCTATTCTTCCCCTTGGTTGTTTCCTTTTATTTTTGTGTTATGGTCGTACAGGAAGATATCTATTCCTCCTTCGGCTCTCGGTGTTTTAACTTATTCCTTCATATTCTCTGCTATACTCTCCGGAAGTGTTTTGTATGCGATTCTTAGAACGCTTTCGGACTTCGTGTATTCCAGAAAAGTTGAAGAAATCTACAAAAATTATTCAGGATCTTTTCTTCTGGCATTTGTTGTATCGTTGATGATTGGTTTGATTCTGTTCAGAGGGTATCCATATAGGAACGTGGCAGTCTATCTCTTTGTGATTCTAACACTGATGCAGCTCTCCCTTCAATTTGCTGGCATAATAGAAAGGAATTTTTTCATCATCTTGTCGTTCATCCTCGGTTTTCTCCCCGCTGTGATCTTTGTAGAGACACATCAGGGTAAATTGAATGAAGGAGAATTTCTCATAATCTTCTCACTTGCAATAAGTTTGGTAGTGTTTTTGATAAATCTCATAATATCTGTGTATTTTAGGACGACGAACAGAATGAGTTTCGATTTTATGAAATTGATCAAGAGATATCCAATGTTGTTCTTTATGGGTTTTTTCTATTACTTGTCCTATTGGACGGATAACATGGTTGCATGGTGGGCGATGGGCGAAGAAGTGACACCTCACGTAGTGATCTATCCAGAGTACGATTTCCCTTTCTTCTCAGCATTGTTGTTTTTCGTCCTTCCAATGGTTCTACTCAGCGTAAGTGTTGAAACACGATTTTTGAGAAATTATCTTGCCTTTCTCTCCGCGATAAAGAACAACAAACCTTTGGAATATGTGAAGATAAAACTGAAAGACACTCAGCGTGCGATGGAAGGTGTTTTTACAAGATTGTTGACGATGAACGCATTGATTTTGATCGTTGGTCTTTTGTCGAGTGATTTTATAGGAAAATGGTTGAAGTTTTCCGAAAGATCAGTGAATATTTTCAGAATGGCACTTTTCGGTGGTTTTTTCAACTCTCTGTTCATGTTTTTCCTTATAATGTGCCTTCATTTTGAAGAGTACATGCTGGTTTTTGAAGCATCTGTTGTTGTTTTTGTATCGAACCTTTTGCTCTCTATTTTTACAATCAGAGAAGTTCCGGGACTGAGTTTCTTCCTTTCTTTTCTTTTCGGAGTTGTCTTTTTTGTGCTTAGATTCAACACGAAAAATGTTATTTTCAAGATCTACACTAAACAATCGTGGAAATTAGAGAAAGTAGAGAAACTTCATTGGAAACCGAGGAGGTAA
- a CDS encoding flagellar basal body P-ring protein FlgI, protein MRKITSLLLIILVLGSIFSVTTRIKDIAFFRGARDNQLFGIGLVVGLNGTGDSGNVSSPLLLEMMKKFGVQVPEEDLKSKNTALVMVLADIPPFAKEGMRIDCVVASIADAKSLEGGYLIQTPLYGADGKVYAVAQGSVSLGGEDVKLSANLQKRYKVVGYLPGGAIVERDIPSDMLEGDTVTILLKQPDITTAARVEKAINEKFEMDLAKAVDPSAIKLTIPSAFQNDLITFLSLVESIEVQFDLPARIVVNERTGTVLFGGDVKIADFVISYGNFTISVSSGKIGDKDATVANLVNALKAAGATPQDIIAILQVLYESGYITGELIIM, encoded by the coding sequence GTGAGGAAAATAACTTCACTGCTTCTGATAATTCTAGTTTTAGGATCTATTTTTTCTGTTACAACGCGAATAAAAGATATAGCTTTCTTCAGAGGTGCACGTGACAATCAGTTGTTTGGCATAGGTCTCGTTGTGGGTCTCAACGGGACTGGTGATTCTGGGAATGTGAGTTCACCGCTCCTTCTGGAAATGATGAAGAAATTTGGTGTCCAAGTGCCGGAGGAAGATTTGAAATCTAAAAACACTGCTCTTGTGATGGTACTCGCCGATATTCCGCCTTTCGCAAAAGAGGGAATGAGAATTGATTGTGTTGTGGCCTCTATAGCTGATGCCAAATCTTTAGAAGGAGGGTATCTCATTCAAACGCCCCTTTACGGTGCTGACGGTAAAGTTTACGCTGTGGCTCAAGGATCAGTGAGTCTCGGTGGTGAGGATGTGAAGCTTTCTGCGAATCTTCAAAAGAGATACAAAGTCGTTGGTTATCTTCCAGGGGGAGCTATCGTTGAAAGAGACATTCCTTCTGATATGCTAGAAGGAGACACCGTGACGATTCTCCTGAAACAACCGGATATTACCACTGCTGCGAGAGTTGAGAAGGCAATAAACGAGAAATTCGAAATGGACCTGGCGAAGGCGGTCGATCCTTCTGCAATTAAATTGACCATTCCGAGTGCATTCCAAAACGATCTGATCACGTTTCTTTCCTTGGTTGAAAGTATAGAGGTTCAGTTTGATCTCCCTGCGAGGATTGTGGTGAACGAAAGGACAGGAACTGTTCTTTTTGGTGGAGATGTGAAGATTGCGGATTTTGTGATTTCCTATGGCAATTTCACCATAAGTGTATCTTCGGGTAAGATAGGTGACAAAGATGCCACAGTTGCCAATCTTGTTAACGCTTTGAAAGCGGCCGGTGCCACGCCACAAGACATCATTGCTATTCTTCAGGTGTTGTATGAATCTGGATATATTACGGGAGAACTCATCATCATGTGA
- a CDS encoding endoglucanase codes for MKWGIFLMLVVSTFLFPVEVVLTSVGSADIAFNNLPLTMELNFWNIQSYEGETWLKFDGEKVEFYADISNIVLRNPSSWVHGYPEVYYGYKPWAAHSSGVDFLPIKVKDLPDFYVTLGYSIWYENNLPINLAMETWITRQPDQTSVSSGDVEIMVWFYNNILMPGGNKVGEFTTTVEINGVPTQTTWDVYFAPWGWDYIAFRIHSPLQEGRVKINVKDFVQKAEKILSLYSTRVQNFGEMFFNVWEIGTEFGDPNTTAAKFGWTFNEIAIETE; via the coding sequence ATGAAGTGGGGTATATTTTTAATGCTGGTGGTTTCAACTTTTCTATTCCCAGTTGAAGTGGTCCTTACAAGCGTCGGTTCAGCGGATATCGCTTTCAACAACCTTCCACTCACAATGGAGCTGAACTTTTGGAACATTCAATCTTACGAAGGTGAAACATGGCTGAAATTTGACGGGGAAAAAGTTGAATTCTACGCTGATATCTCCAACATAGTGCTTAGAAACCCGAGTAGTTGGGTACATGGATACCCAGAAGTTTATTACGGTTATAAACCTTGGGCAGCCCACAGCAGCGGAGTAGATTTTCTCCCTATTAAGGTAAAAGACCTACCCGATTTTTACGTGACACTCGGTTATTCCATCTGGTATGAAAACAACCTACCGATAAACCTGGCCATGGAAACTTGGATCACGCGTCAGCCAGATCAAACCTCTGTCTCCTCTGGAGATGTGGAAATCATGGTTTGGTTCTACAATAACATATTGATGCCCGGCGGCAACAAAGTAGGTGAATTCACAACAACTGTGGAAATAAACGGTGTACCAACTCAAACAACTTGGGATGTGTATTTCGCCCCATGGGGTTGGGATTACATTGCCTTTAGGATACACTCACCTCTTCAGGAGGGTAGAGTGAAGATCAACGTTAAGGATTTCGTACAAAAAGCAGAAAAGATCTTGAGTTTATATTCCACTCGTGTTCAGAATTTCGGTGAAATGTTCTTCAACGTCTGGGAAATAGGAACGGAGTTTGGCGACCCCAACACCACCGCAGCAAAATTCGGTTGGACTTTCAACGAGATTGCAATTGAAACTGAGTAA
- the flgG gene encoding flagellar basal-body rod protein FlgG, which translates to MMISLYSAATGMSAQQFKLDTIANNLANVDTTGYKKVRAEFQDLLYQYVKNAGTPTAATSSLPTGLYVGHGVRTAATTRIFTLGNFEQTGNALDLAIAGDGFFQIQLQDGRVAYTRDGSFKVDSEGKIVTSNGLLLVPEITIPENAVSINVSPDGIVSAELQDGTIQELGTITLVRFVNPSGLKAIGDNLFIATPASGDPIEGVPNQDGFGSIKQGFLEKSNVDVVREMVDMITAQRAYEFNSRVIQTADEMLRTATNVKR; encoded by the coding sequence ATGATGATCTCTCTCTACTCTGCAGCAACGGGAATGTCTGCTCAGCAATTCAAGCTCGATACCATTGCCAACAATCTCGCAAACGTTGATACCACAGGTTACAAAAAAGTCAGAGCGGAATTTCAAGATCTTCTCTATCAGTATGTGAAGAACGCAGGGACTCCTACGGCGGCCACTTCTTCTCTACCGACAGGTTTATACGTTGGACACGGTGTTAGAACAGCCGCAACCACTAGAATATTCACTCTCGGTAATTTCGAGCAGACGGGGAACGCTTTGGACCTCGCCATAGCTGGTGATGGTTTCTTCCAGATACAGCTTCAGGATGGGAGAGTTGCCTACACGAGGGATGGAAGTTTTAAGGTGGATAGTGAAGGAAAAATCGTTACTTCTAATGGCCTTCTTCTGGTACCGGAAATCACCATTCCGGAGAACGCTGTTTCGATAAATGTTTCTCCAGATGGAATCGTGTCCGCGGAGCTTCAGGATGGAACCATACAGGAGCTTGGAACGATCACACTCGTAAGATTTGTGAATCCTTCTGGGTTGAAGGCAATAGGTGACAATCTCTTCATTGCCACGCCTGCATCTGGAGACCCCATTGAAGGAGTACCGAATCAAGATGGATTTGGTTCTATAAAGCAAGGTTTTTTGGAAAAATCCAACGTTGATGTGGTTAGAGAAATGGTAGATATGATAACTGCTCAGAGGGCGTACGAATTCAATTCCAGGGTTATTCAAACTGCTGACGAAATGTTGCGAACTGCTACCAATGTGAAGAGATGA
- a CDS encoding rod-binding protein, whose protein sequence is MFVSGILSNIKSLRDASVEFVGDLFYKIFKEMYESIPKYDLIPETTAEKWFREMLLREYSKHAAEQSQLTDLVLKSLGEKVFSNFPQRE, encoded by the coding sequence GTGTTTGTATCAGGGATACTTTCAAATATAAAAAGTCTTCGGGATGCCAGTGTAGAATTCGTTGGTGATCTTTTTTACAAAATTTTCAAGGAAATGTATGAATCTATCCCAAAGTACGATTTGATCCCAGAAACAACGGCAGAGAAGTGGTTCAGAGAAATGCTTTTGCGAGAGTACTCAAAGCATGCTGCAGAGCAGAGTCAATTGACGGACCTGGTGTTGAAAAGTTTGGGAGAAAAAGTGTTCTCTAACTTTCCTCAAAGGGAGTAA
- a CDS encoding flagellar basal body L-ring protein FlgH, with protein sequence MTSLIFIMVSVVIFSFSIWNSAGESEYKNLLSIRKASKVGDIVTIVIYEKNNMSSERESLEIQKTILSILGNVVRAATNFNLNNFIPINNNPSPQTTRGGEMKSAVVAKISAVVVDVDPYGNLVIEGRKTIKVDKDFQEIIIKGKVRPDDIEIGNKVDSSKLADSEIWVNGKLVFSEEPGKESFFDKVLSFLAGLFT encoded by the coding sequence ATGACCAGTTTAATTTTCATCATGGTATCGGTTGTTATTTTCTCGTTCTCCATATGGAATTCCGCAGGTGAATCGGAGTACAAAAATTTGCTTTCGATTCGGAAAGCTTCCAAAGTGGGAGATATTGTTACCATAGTAATTTACGAGAAAAACAACATGTCTTCGGAAAGGGAGAGTTTGGAGATACAAAAAACTATTTTGAGTATTTTGGGAAACGTGGTGAGAGCAGCTACTAACTTCAATCTCAACAATTTCATTCCTATAAACAACAATCCATCTCCTCAGACCACGCGCGGTGGTGAGATGAAATCGGCAGTGGTGGCCAAGATATCCGCAGTTGTTGTAGATGTAGATCCGTACGGAAACCTTGTGATAGAGGGCCGAAAGACCATAAAAGTAGATAAGGATTTTCAGGAGATCATAATAAAGGGAAAAGTGAGGCCGGACGACATAGAGATAGGAAACAAGGTGGATTCTTCCAAACTCGCCGATTCGGAAATATGGGTGAACGGGAAACTTGTTTTCAGCGAAGAGCCTGGGAAAGAAAGCTTTTTTGACAAAGTTCTTTCATTCCTGGCAGGATTGTTCACGTGA
- a CDS encoding endoglucanase translates to MIELRKPGTRDFIWNGIPLSMELNLWNVKHYEGNASMKFDGATLSFNADLHNLSALKPERFILGYPEFYYGYKPWEKHSAEGTILPAKVKSVNSLVTTIAFEIDHSTNLPLNFAPETWLTKEEYQTGASIGDVEIMIWFYSNNLTPGGKMIRTIQIPYILNGEKKTQNWELWHAEWEWDYLAFRLENPVKNGKITFDLKPFLEAAKEVLSESSRVRNFDELYFTVWEIGTEFGGPDSKEARFNWMFKDFFLEVRP, encoded by the coding sequence ATGATAGAACTGAGAAAACCGGGAACAAGGGATTTTATTTGGAACGGGATACCTCTCTCAATGGAGTTGAATCTGTGGAATGTGAAGCATTATGAAGGAAATGCTTCCATGAAATTTGACGGTGCGACACTCTCTTTTAACGCGGATCTTCACAATCTTTCAGCTTTGAAACCTGAGCGCTTCATTCTCGGCTATCCAGAATTTTACTACGGTTACAAACCCTGGGAAAAACATAGTGCAGAGGGTACCATTCTTCCCGCGAAAGTAAAGTCTGTGAATTCTCTTGTAACAACTATCGCCTTTGAAATAGATCATTCCACAAATCTTCCTTTGAATTTCGCACCAGAAACGTGGCTTACGAAAGAAGAATATCAAACCGGAGCATCCATAGGAGACGTTGAGATTATGATTTGGTTTTATTCGAACAATCTCACCCCCGGTGGTAAGATGATCCGAACAATTCAAATCCCTTACATCTTAAACGGTGAGAAGAAAACACAAAATTGGGAACTCTGGCATGCGGAATGGGAATGGGACTACTTGGCCTTTCGACTGGAGAATCCGGTGAAAAACGGAAAAATTACCTTCGATTTGAAACCATTTCTAGAAGCTGCTAAAGAAGTTCTGTCTGAATCTTCACGTGTAAGAAACTTCGATGAGCTCTACTTCACAGTTTGGGAAATTGGAACGGAATTCGGTGGTCCTGATTCAAAAGAAGCTCGATTCAATTGGATGTTCAAAGATTTCTTTTTGGAGGTGAGACCATGA
- the flgA gene encoding flagellar basal body P-ring formation chaperone FlgA, producing the protein MKVCFIILLLIFSSFLLSETLTLVETLLASPGVLSLDEITLEKSNSEKGLMILLPGFTYLVSQDFLKTKFPDCEFTGPEQVKIVVSGPEELEERVFNEIEKKVGMKDFEAFVVKTFGKFPKTFKISTVRVTRISRNLFSVFLRFPDSYVTLNMVLQKERNVVVLKRNINVGDVIKEEFVALEKRNVFELYDEPFYDVSDVVGKVSKRYLREGTVLTKKMLKDPPEVVRGQIVPAYVALGGIKVSTFVEVLENGYLGETIRAMNVESRKYVYGKVERGPVLRILLEVAE; encoded by the coding sequence ATGAAAGTGTGTTTTATAATCCTGCTCTTAATATTCTCCTCCTTCCTCCTTTCTGAAACTTTAACGCTTGTAGAAACACTCCTGGCTTCGCCAGGAGTTCTTTCCTTAGATGAGATCACGTTGGAAAAATCAAATTCAGAAAAAGGTTTGATGATACTTTTACCTGGCTTCACTTATCTTGTGTCTCAAGACTTCCTCAAAACAAAATTTCCCGATTGCGAATTCACCGGTCCAGAGCAGGTAAAGATTGTGGTGAGCGGCCCTGAAGAACTCGAGGAGAGAGTTTTCAATGAAATAGAGAAGAAGGTGGGGATGAAAGATTTTGAAGCGTTCGTTGTGAAAACTTTCGGGAAATTTCCGAAGACGTTTAAGATTTCCACTGTGAGAGTTACTAGAATTTCAAGGAATCTTTTCAGTGTTTTTTTACGATTTCCAGATTCTTACGTGACTCTGAACATGGTTCTTCAGAAAGAAAGGAATGTCGTTGTTTTGAAAAGAAATATAAATGTGGGAGACGTTATAAAGGAAGAATTCGTTGCTTTGGAGAAAAGAAACGTTTTCGAACTCTACGATGAACCATTCTACGATGTTTCAGATGTGGTGGGAAAAGTGTCAAAAAGATATCTAAGAGAAGGAACTGTTCTCACTAAGAAGATGTTGAAAGATCCACCAGAGGTTGTGAGAGGACAAATTGTACCCGCTTACGTAGCTTTGGGAGGTATAAAAGTATCGACCTTTGTAGAAGTTTTAGAAAATGGTTATTTGGGTGAAACGATCAGAGCAATGAATGTAGAAAGTAGAAAATACGTTTACGGCAAAGTAGAAAGAGGACCAGTCTTGAGGATACTTCTGGAGGTGGCAGAATGA
- a CDS encoding FlhB-like flagellar biosynthesis protein, whose translation MRMDDIKKAIALRYDPSRMRAPEVVAKGVGEIAERIIKMAQKYGIPIEERPDLIDDLMRLELFSEIPEEMYLVIAEIFAFLKRYDK comes from the coding sequence ATGCGTATGGATGATATAAAAAAAGCTATAGCACTGAGGTACGACCCCTCTCGAATGAGAGCACCAGAGGTTGTTGCAAAAGGAGTCGGGGAGATTGCAGAAAGAATCATAAAGATGGCACAAAAATATGGAATTCCTATAGAAGAAAGGCCGGATTTGATAGACGATCTGATGAGATTGGAGCTTTTTTCGGAGATACCCGAAGAGATGTATTTAGTTATAGCAGAGATATTTGCTTTCCTGAAAAGATACGATAAATAA
- a CDS encoding flagellar hook-basal body protein: protein MTRGIYNAAMGMLIDMAKLNRIANDLANVDTAGYKQDREAFRAYLRKEVVRLEPNPKKGMVEKIPIGPLEHAVVLDEVRVDLSQGVMEETRLPYHLAIDGEGFFRVEFNGKEYFTRNGEFAVNGEGYIVTNFGGYLLDENGERIKYFDGFTVDESGYVKDENGNVITKIGVYNIENPQKFGNTLFTGENPILSENFRIFQGYVEKSNVNALKAMVDMISAMRHYELSQRALLVNDELNGKLINSLANLK from the coding sequence GTGACGAGGGGAATTTACAACGCTGCGATGGGAATGTTGATAGACATGGCTAAACTCAACAGAATAGCCAACGACCTAGCGAATGTGGATACCGCGGGTTACAAACAGGATAGGGAGGCTTTTAGGGCCTATTTGAGAAAAGAAGTGGTCAGATTGGAACCTAATCCTAAAAAAGGAATGGTTGAAAAGATTCCCATAGGCCCATTGGAGCACGCGGTTGTTCTGGACGAGGTGAGGGTGGATCTTTCACAAGGGGTGATGGAAGAGACGAGGTTACCTTACCACTTAGCAATAGATGGTGAGGGGTTTTTCAGAGTGGAATTCAATGGGAAGGAATACTTCACCAGAAATGGTGAGTTTGCAGTGAACGGTGAAGGATACATTGTGACGAACTTCGGTGGGTACCTTCTCGATGAAAACGGAGAGAGAATCAAGTATTTCGATGGTTTCACAGTTGATGAAAGCGGATATGTGAAAGATGAAAATGGGAATGTTATAACCAAAATAGGTGTTTACAATATCGAAAACCCTCAAAAATTCGGCAATACACTCTTTACAGGAGAGAATCCTATCCTCTCAGAAAACTTTAGGATTTTTCAAGGCTACGTAGAAAAATCAAATGTGAATGCGTTGAAGGCAATGGTGGACATGATTTCTGCGATGAGACACTACGAATTATCACAGAGAGCCCTTCTTGTCAACGATGAGTTGAACGGAAAACTCATAAACTCCTTGGCTAATCTGAAATGA
- a CDS encoding flagellar hook-length control protein FliK, producing MDVWKVIGRYNNVVVLSKKHNVLILEINGKPPKVGESVRVWNNRILTGKELKAKLIAHFGEDLALKIFKTPGLLSFLNEISRGFEKSYVHFLKMLVKHLVVRRFLEMSDEDKKSLSSFFPKALEAKWTEFPKKFSFQIFIEFVKENFQSEKDSPVDVDVERMISMRRPDIHTEEHDVYQIDFPAMKKGIVGESYMIIPLQRKIILIVFKKRKLPKLSFHVKENPSFLFLEDFLKDKVTVEKRNSTWFLIWKGKEMLEFELPDKEILPKPNRLPMPNIPDAVFLLNNLLDENVKFLSLPSLGVSEMWWEKKENRIVVVVNTFKFGKVVADVLLDGRNLSIKFYAERHSEELQKHGEELQKNLERLGLNTQIFFSRKDPMIWEGFNAYG from the coding sequence ATGGACGTCTGGAAAGTTATAGGAAGGTACAACAATGTTGTAGTACTCTCAAAAAAACACAACGTTCTTATTTTAGAAATAAATGGAAAACCACCAAAAGTGGGAGAAAGTGTTAGAGTGTGGAACAACAGAATTTTAACGGGGAAAGAGTTAAAAGCAAAACTGATCGCCCATTTCGGTGAAGATCTCGCCTTGAAAATTTTCAAGACCCCAGGGCTTCTCAGTTTTCTCAATGAAATTTCTCGGGGATTTGAAAAAAGCTACGTACACTTCCTGAAAATGCTTGTGAAACATCTCGTGGTTCGACGTTTTTTGGAAATGTCTGATGAAGACAAAAAATCCTTATCAAGCTTCTTTCCGAAAGCTCTAGAGGCAAAATGGACGGAGTTTCCTAAAAAATTTTCTTTTCAGATATTCATCGAATTCGTCAAGGAAAATTTTCAAAGCGAAAAAGATTCACCGGTCGATGTCGATGTAGAAAGAATGATATCAATGAGAAGGCCCGATATACACACTGAAGAACACGACGTCTATCAAATTGATTTTCCCGCGATGAAAAAGGGTATCGTGGGAGAGAGTTACATGATCATTCCACTTCAGAGAAAAATCATCCTGATCGTTTTTAAAAAAAGGAAACTTCCAAAATTGTCTTTTCATGTAAAAGAAAATCCAAGTTTTCTCTTTTTAGAAGATTTCTTGAAAGATAAAGTTACCGTTGAAAAAAGGAATTCTACGTGGTTCCTGATATGGAAAGGAAAAGAAATGTTAGAGTTTGAATTACCTGACAAAGAGATACTCCCCAAACCAAACCGATTGCCGATGCCTAATATACCGGACGCTGTTTTTCTACTGAACAATCTTTTGGATGAAAATGTTAAGTTTCTTTCGTTACCGTCACTCGGCGTATCAGAAATGTGGTGGGAAAAGAAAGAAAACAGGATCGTAGTTGTGGTGAATACCTTCAAATTCGGCAAAGTTGTCGCAGACGTTCTTTTAGATGGCAGAAACCTCTCCATAAAATTTTACGCAGAGAGACATTCCGAAGAACTGCAAAAGCACGGTGAAGAACTGCAAAAGAATTTGGAGAGGCTCGGTCTGAACACACAAATTTTCTTCTCTAGGAAAGATCCCATGATCTGGGAGGGATTCAATGCGTATGGATGA